The DNA region CGCAACTGTGATCTTGTTAGGTTTGGGAATTTTGGCGGCGCAAGCCTACGAGGATGTTAAGGGTGGTCATGATCACAGCGAAATCGTTATCGATGAAGTTGTTGGTTTTCTGGTCGCAATGGTTTGGATGCCTTTGACGTGGCAGGCCATTCTAATTGGTTTTGTGTTGTTCAGATTGCTGGACATTACGAAGCCTTTATTCATAGGATATTTAGATAAGAAGATCCAAGGAGGTCTTGGTGTGATGGTTGATGACGTTGCCGCTGGTATTGTTGTCAGTCTGATCATGCAGTTTCTTTACACTCAAACCAACTGGTTGGGTGCACAGGTTTTGGTCGGTTAAATGACTGAGTCACGTGATAAGAAGCTCCAAGAGTTCATTCGATCCCTTCGCGACCAAAAACTCACAGTGGGTTTTGCGGAAAGTTGTACTGGAGGTGCACTTTCGGCTTTTTTGACAGAGCAAGCAGGTATATCCGACATCTTTTTAGGCTCTGTGGTTTCTTACTCTAACGAGGCGAAGGTGGATCTTCTGGGGGTCCGTCGAGACACTCTCATGCAAGAGGGTGCGGTGAGCGAGTCAGTCGCTCGTCAAATGGCGCACGGAGTGCGTCGACAGCTGAAAACAGATTGGTCTGTGGCAGTTACAGGTATTGCTGGTCCGAGCGGTGGAACACCGACGAAGCCAGTGGGCACTGTATGCTTCGCCATTGTTGGTCCGGGCTTTGAAAGCTCTCGAAAGGAATTCTTTTCGGGAGATCGCAAAACCATCCAGCAAGCGGCAGTGGACTTGTCCGTAAGTTGGCTGTGTGAAGTTCTCGACAGGAAATAAAAGAAAGTAGCCCCCGGCTGCTAAAAATTAACAATAAGAATTGTGGTGAGGAACCACATAAATAGAGAGGGACTAGGCAGATGGCAAATACAACTGTTGCAGATGCAAAAGCACAAAACGAGAAAAACAAAGCCTTGGAATTGGCAGTTTCGTCTATCGAAAAGCAATTCGGTAAAGGTTCAATCATGCGTCTGGGCGCGAACGACTCTTTGGTTAAAGACGTTGAAGCGATCAGCACTGGCGCGTTGAGCTTGGACTTGGCTCTTGGTATCGGCGGTCTTCCTAAAGGTCGTATCGTGGAAATCTACGGACCTG from Bdellovibrio sp. GT3 includes:
- a CDS encoding phosphatidylglycerophosphatase A family protein, translated to MRKFLLKLATFFGVGLSPKAPGTVATIATVPVVLLFNWAGPLFYMVATVILLGLGILAAQAYEDVKGGHDHSEIVIDEVVGFLVAMVWMPLTWQAILIGFVLFRLLDITKPLFIGYLDKKIQGGLGVMVDDVAAGIVVSLIMQFLYTQTNWLGAQVLVG
- a CDS encoding CinA family protein, whose protein sequence is MTESRDKKLQEFIRSLRDQKLTVGFAESCTGGALSAFLTEQAGISDIFLGSVVSYSNEAKVDLLGVRRDTLMQEGAVSESVARQMAHGVRRQLKTDWSVAVTGIAGPSGGTPTKPVGTVCFAIVGPGFESSRKEFFSGDRKTIQQAAVDLSVSWLCEVLDRK